One region of Bactrocera neohumeralis isolate Rockhampton chromosome 5, APGP_CSIRO_Bneo_wtdbg2-racon-allhic-juicebox.fasta_v2, whole genome shotgun sequence genomic DNA includes:
- the LOC126759772 gene encoding chorion protein S38, translating to MNRFQHLLYVCGIAMIACSTTAYASYGSQGSAGGYGSGGAIGGGAGGIGGGAGGIGGGAAGISGDALSGIIQGIGSGSIQGDGNGVPSPCGKILPAQSIPYSLGQRANTVSSSITYPQNKGEILIHRPAAIIVKRPPTKVLVNHPPLVVKPAPVVLHKPPAVVLRKVYVKHHPRPVKVEPVYVNVVKPPAEKYFVNEKQQAAYSSGGYGAGAGAGAGAGAGGNAGASNAEAAGYQLLQGSQGLAALANIANAGQSAYDGGNAGQDAYGASAAPQGGYNAGSSAQGSYAAAAPQY from the exons ATGAACCGCTTTCAACACCTGCTTTATGTGTGCGGCATCGCAATGATT GCATGCAGCACAACAGCCTATGCTTCGTATGGCTCACAAGGATCGGCTGGAGGTTATGGTAGCGGCGGTGCTATCGGTGGAGGTGCTGGTGGAATCGGTGGAGGCGCTGGTGGTATCGGTGGAGGCGCTGCCGGTATCAGTGGTGATGCACTCAGTGGCATCATTCAGGGCATTGGCTCGGGTTCAATCCAAGGTGATGGCAACGGTGTGCCCAGTCCATGCGGTAAAATCTTGCCCGCCCAAAGCATTCCCTACTCGTTAGGTCAACGTGCCAATACGGTCAGCTCTTCGATCACCTACCCACAAAACAAGGGTGAAATCCTTATTCATCGTCCAGCTGCAATCATTGTCAAGCGCCCACCCACCAAGGTGTTGGTCAATCATCCTCCACTAGTTGTGAAACCCGCACCAGTTGTATTGCACAAACCTCCAGCAGTCGTATTGCGCAAAGTCTATGTTAAGCATCACCCACGTCCCGTTAAGGTCGAGCCTGTGTACGTTAACGTTGTCAAGCCACCAGCAGAGAAATACTTTGTTAATGAGAAGCAACAAGCTGCTTACAGCAGTGGTGGTTATGGTGCGGGTGCTGGTGCTGGCGCTGGAGCAGGAGCTGGTGGTAATGCTGGCGCCTCTAATGCTGAGGCCGCTGGTTACCAGCTGTTACAAGGTAGCCAAGGATTAGCGGCTTTGGCCAATATCGCCAATGCCGGACAAAGCGCCTATGACGGTGGCAATGCCGGACAAGATGCTTATGGCGCTAGTGCCGCCCCACAAGGTGGCTACAATGCCGGTAGCTCAGCACAAGGCAGCTATGCTGCAGCAGCTCCTCAATACTAA
- the LOC126758360 gene encoding uncharacterized protein LOC126758360 — protein sequence MKAVRGECAWRFCIVLVFLLVRHSIALNVSTVETYTPAKSSDDKYDFVDVAQQHGEASESETGQTSRFFTSADVDEAFWLEHLGEDFKNAIHLQVGGEERCNGVFNMSENGAAYKVQDESINKPVLPNEVKAPTTDDKTTEEKSKKKAKADATKKIRKIRRKQKSEPKTENVATTVEPTTNDTNTKKEQTQSDITTKQQYGGTGQCYNDVVDKNDYKEDLKKYKKFQHINIKYAPEYTQTATEKKTPYLNDSSILDQTLEEMPVVVNLPESNKMIELETNDAPVVVKMPPVIYHREPINVTDAENYTDNTQTQNSQPQEEQTLVGEQTQSVNTQYTQHPYSAMTYEQQQHYQQFEQYSPNTNYAQTQQHTQYPLQMQGLHYPTQYQQTTQYDQQPHPQQQYSSPTSYPAPNYFNQGVYPPDMGSMPMQQPNGPFAANNIMKSRYIYNKRSIPSYGEYSMQQTQPASTHQEYKSSSDSRSNGELYQEGL from the exons ATGAAGGCCGTGCGTGGTGAATGCGCGTGGCGGTTCTGCATCGTTTTGGTGTTTCTGTTGGTGCGGCAT TCCATCGCATTGAATGTCAGCACCGTTGAAACTTATACACCAGCCAAAAGTAGTGATGATAAATATGATTTCGTTGATGTGGCGCAACAGCATGGTGAAGCCAGCGAAAGTGAAACGGGACAGACATCACGATTTTTCACTTCCGCTGACGTGGATGAAGCGTTTTGGCTAGAACATTTAGGTGAAGATTTCAAGAATGCCATACACTTACAGGTGGGCGGTGAAGAACGTTGCAATGGCGTCTTCAATATGAGCGAAAACGGTGCCGCTTACAAAGTTCAAGATGAGTCCATAAACAAACCAGTGTTACCAAATGAGGTTAAGGCACCCACAACCGATGATAAGACAACCGAGGAAAAGAgtaaaaagaaagcaaaagctGATGCCACcaagaaaatacgaaaaatacgACGAAAACAGAAGTCCGAGCCGAAAACAGAAAACGTTGCAACAACTGTCGAACCAACAACAAATGATACAAATACGAAAAAAGAACAAACCCAATCGGATATTACAACGAAGCAACAATATGGTGGTACTGGTCAATGCTACAATGATGTGGTGGACAAAAACGATTACAAAGaagatttgaagaaatataaaaaattccaacACATTAACATAAAATACGCACCAGAATATACTCAAACAGCGACCGAGAAGAAGACCCCATATCTAAATGACTCATCAATACTGGATCAAACACTTGAAGAAATGCCTGTTGTCGTTAATTTGCCCGAGTCGAATAAAATGATCGAATTGGAAACGAATGATGCACCAGTGGTAGTCAAAATGCCACCCGTGATATATCATCGTGAACCAATAAATGTCACAGATGCCGAAAACTATACAgacaacacacaaacacagaaCTCACAACCCCAGGAGGAGCAGACACTTGTGGGCGAGCAGACACAAAGTGTAAATACACAATACACACAACATCCATACTCTGCAATGAcatatgaacaacaacaacactatcaACAATTCGAACAGTACTCTCCAAACACAAATTAcgcacaaacacaacaacacacacaataTCCATTGCAAATGCAAGGCTTACACTATCCCACACAATACCAACAGACAACACAATATGACCAACAACCACacccacaacaacaatactcatcACCAACATCATACCCAGCTCCGAATTATTTCAATCAGGGTGTTTATCCACCCGACATGGGATCAATGCCCATGCAACAACCCAACGGGCCCTTTGCGGCCAACAACATCATGAAATCTcgttacatatataataagcGCTCGATTCCTTCTTATGGTGAATACAGTATGCAACAGACACAACCGGCATCCACTCATCAGGAGTATAAGAGTAGCAGCGATAGCCGTTCGAATGGAGAGCTCTATCAAGAGGGCTTGTAG
- the LOC126759743 gene encoding uncharacterized protein LOC126759743 translates to MNLPDGKQLVRESSGKLEEPLCSKRKMGLHAKLAWIALFFCLGLIALAHCIPVEVIYTGEGCDCPSKLDFSVNVPRVAKPKKCHTPYEYGYKVEVPRQTKAKVSYSIDFSVEEPRPPKPTKPSKLNLYATVDRVAINKGDCEDSYAASSAPSTCRCGQCGISQPSYRYVFNDMATPSLPCKCRRPNCKCNLCRAQSTPFSPNAIFMGKPFSDLMSAPMPLANGGGEGDDGYVNNGGGGAEVGAVNIRRKRDLHRTLFGSRKATKERPSRFVKLYHKNLSETPRRLFDFEERSNRQQRRQQQSTPKKPKRKAKKPRYTHQQRSRLVKRDIKGEYELLEKEREQMDLTLPEIIQFMPETLQPDFKRGQCYFGCGIQHSQQTKSTENNPNTNTKTDNNPNSSTEYSMLSHEINTDHPDVTITYTDTNTSKGDTTGMNMDMDANGETDAESTRLKQSEKETMVEESLLKETNDSTAENSISSSYKKRNAANYYSGRSTSTPESAYPECEMCLSALQKKRAYRAHSPTTQPISTNPNYKPPQQSYPKTVNSAAPQHSKPTYKLPTTAQRYIYDYLGRNYLENNGELHGKTTIISVPDPLDHNATPLRYAGDLEAPPQTYSGQPYGAPPSTHAKNYPVQHITDQQLDKIITDIIYSHPEFIDATKHYGGALVDPEPWQEQETISFFKKLIDGRLSLWFDQEDTSNPQQHSTSYNSNVHNYAIPQLHDLLPPLLY, encoded by the exons ATGAATTTACCCGACGGCAAGCAGTTAGTACGTGAAAGTTCCGGTAAACTTGAAGAGCCACTTTGTAGTAAACGAAAAATGGGTTTGCACGCGAAACTAGCGTGGATTGcattgtttttttgtctggGTTTG ATTGCTTTGGCCCACTGCATACCGGTTGAAGTCATCTATACCGGTGAAGGCTGTGACTGCCCATCGAAATTGGACTTTTCCGTGAATGTGCCGAGAGTTGCGAAACCGAAGAAATGTCATACGCCCTACGAATACGGTTATAAAGTGGAAGTACCGCGTCAAACAAAGGCGAAAGTTTCGTACAGTATTGATTTCTCGGTCGAAGAACCGCGCCCACCGAAACCTACTAAGCCATCCAAATTGAATTTATACGCCACGGTTGATCGTGTGGCGATCAATAAGGGCG ATTGTGAAGATAGCTATGCCGCGTCATCTGCGCCGTCCACCTGCCGTTGTGGACAATGCGGCATCTCCCAGCCGTCCTATAGGTACGTATTTAATGATATGGCCACTCCATCACTACCCTGCAAATGTCGGCGACCAAACTGCAAATGCAATCTGTGTCGCGCGCAATCAACTCCATTTTCGCCCAATGCGATTTTTATGGGTAAACCATTTAGTGATTTGATGTCAGCGCCAATGCCCTTAGCAAATGGCGGTGGTGAAGGTGATGATGGGTACGTCAATAACGGCGGTGGCGGTGCGGAGGTTGGCGCTGTTAATATACGACGTAAACGCGATTTACATCGCACACTCTTCGGATCACGCAAGGCTACCAAGGAGCGGCCGAGTcgttttgtaaaattatatcACAAGAATTTGTCCGAAACACCACGACGTTTATTCGACTTTGAGGAACGGAGCAATAGACAACAACGCCGTCAACAGCAAAGCACACCGAAGAAACCAAAACGTAAAGCGAAGAAGCCACGATACACACATCAACAACGCTCACGTCTTGTGAAGCGTGACATCAAGGGTGAGTACGAACTGCTAGAAAAGGAACGTGAGCAGATGGATCTGACATTGCCTGAAATCATACAATTTATGCCCGAAACATTGCAGCCCGATTTTAAGAGGGGTCAATGTTACTTCGGTTGCGGTATACAACACTCCCAACAGACCAAGTCAACTGAAAATAACCCCAACACGAACACCAAGACAGACAACAATCCAAACAGCTCCACGGAATACAGCATGCTAAGTCATGAAATCAACACAGACCACCCGGACGTTACTATTACATATACCGACACCAATACCAGCAAAGGAGACACCACCGGCATGAATATGGACATGGATGCGAACGGAGAAACAGATGCGGAAAGTACACGCCTGAAGCAGAGTGAGAAGGAGACCATGGTTGAAGAAAGCCTTCTCAAAGAAACCAATGACTCTACAGCAGAAAATTCCATCAGCTCTTCATACAAAAAACGCAATGCAGCTAACTATTACAGCGGTAGGTCAACGTCAACGCCTGAGTCAGCTTACCCCGAATGTGAAATGTGCTTGTCCGCATTACAAAAGAAAAGAGCTTATCGCGCACATTCGCCAACAACGCAACCGATTTCCACTAACCCAAATTATAAGCCGCCACAACAGTCATACCCAAAAACTGTCAATTCAGCAGCGCCACAACATTCCAAACCGACGTACAAATTACCAACAACAGCGCAACGTTACATTTACGATTATTTGGGTCGTAATTACTTAGAAAATAATGGCGAATTGCATGGAAAGACCACGATAATATCGGTGCCAGATCCACTGGACCACAATGCTACACCACTGCGCTATGCTGGCGATTTGGAAGCACCACCACAGACCTACTCCGGTCAACCATATGGTGCGCCGCCTTCTACCCACGCCAAAAACTATCCAGTGCAACATATTACTGACCAACAGTTAGATAAGATAATCACCGACATCATATATAGTCATCCAGAATTTATCGACGCTACAAAACACTATGGTGGCGCGTTAGTAGATCCGGAGCCATGGCAAGAGCAAGAAACaatatcattttttaagaaGCTTATCGATGGCCGTCTGAGCCTGTGGTTTGACCAAGAAGATACGTCCAATCCACAGCAACATAGTACAAGCTACAACAGTAATGTGCATAACTACGCTATACCGCAGCTGCACGACCTCCTGCCGCCGCTGTTGTACTAG
- the LOC126759768 gene encoding chorion protein S36 translates to MNCFLFTLFFVAAPLATASYGSASGGGSGASYLSSASSNGLDELVQAAAGGAQQAGGSITPANAEIPVSPAEVARLSQVQAQLQALNSNPVYRNLKNSDAIAESLAESNLASNIRQGNINIVAPNVVDQGVYRSLLVPSGQNNHQVIATQPLPPIIVNQPALPPTQIGGGPAAVVKAAPVIYKIKPSVIYQQEVINKVPTPLSLNPVYVKVYKPGKKVDAPLVPGVQQSYQASSYGSSSYSAPAQSYEAAPASSYNEAPASSYSAAAAAPSYSAAPAQSYGAAPASSYGAEASYGAAPSSSSGYGSAPQSSGY, encoded by the exons ATGAACTGTTTCCTATTCACACTTTTCTTCGTTGCCGCACCG CTCGCAACGGCCTCTTACGGTTCGGCTTCAGGTGGCGGTAGTGGTGCTTCCTACCTATCATCGGCCTCATCGAATGGTCTCGATGAATTAGTACAGGCTGCTGCCGGTGGTGCTCAACAGGCTGGCGGTTCCATTACTCCTGCCAATGCTGAAATTCCCGTCTCACCCGCCGAAGTGGCTCGTCTCAGCCAAGTGCAAGCTCAATTGCAAGCGCTCAACTCCAACCCAGTCTATCGTAATTTGAAGAACTCCGACGCCATTGCCGAATCTTTGGCTGAATCTAACTTGGCTTCGAACATTCGTCAGGGCAATATCAATATTGTTGCACCCAATGTGGTTGACCAGGGTGTCTACCGTTCTCTGTTGGTGCCATCTGGCCAAAACAATCATCAAGTGATCGCCACACAACCCTTGCCACCAATCATTGTCAATCAGCCAGCTTTGCCTCCAACCCAAATTGGCGGTGGACCAGCTGCTGTTGTTAAAGCTGCGCCAGTCATCTACAAGATCAAACCATCGGTAATCTATCAACAAGAAGTGATCAACAAGGTGCCAACTCCACTCAGCTTGAATCCAGTCTACGTCAAAGTATACAAACCAGGCAAAAAGGTTGATGCTCCCCTTGTGCCCGGTGTACAACAGAGCTATCAGGCTTCATCGTATGGTAGTTCATCATACTCAGCTCCAGCACAATCTTATGAGGCAGCACCCGCATCATCTTACAATGAAGCTCCTGCCTCGTCATACAGCGCCGCAGCTGCTGCTCCATCTTATAGCGCTGCTCCTGCTCAATCTTATGGTGCTGCTCCCGCTTCCTCATACGGCGCTGAAGCATCCTATGGTGCTGCCCCAAGTAGCAGCAGCGGTTACGGCAGTGCTCCTCAATCATCGGGCTATTAA
- the LOC126759767 gene encoding uncharacterized protein LOC126759767 translates to MSICIVYETTICEERFIKMSPKSICYGLLLIFVFILAVNAACVCQEKGVDYCAKCKEPTFVRPKPRHGCLNPELDLTPIGNSCSCDKLFVEPAALPKPCSNKKPAPKNSVCKCSAPSPSASYYPPTSTVYETPKTGDYYKPAPLPSTPSLSYKSSSCGCSSASTIPAYPLPDATYAQPQDSTVPADPISISLALQANKAIAVPEAKLAYGFAKKPIDSMKKITFSNVPEENLFKLKNNVITFKKPKLTPAPLSEEEEVDEEELVETADTPAQLTYQQLGYVPEHFKNPKFRKVSTVYSDDYYSHEAGYPLPYKVKVDCGFKPGRMAAYFKQKPQNEPAAYY, encoded by the exons atgtcTATATGTATTGTTTATGAGACCACAATTTGTGAAGAAcgttttattaaaatgtcaccGAAATCCATATGCTATGGacttttgttgatttttgtgTTCATTTTAGCG GTGAATGCCGCTTGTGTCTGCCAAGAGAAAGGCGTCGATTACTGTGCCAAGTGCAAGGAACCCACATTCGTGCGGCCTAAACCACGTCATGGCTGTCTTAATCCAGAGTTGGACCTCACACCCATCGGCAACAGCTGTTCCTGCGACAAGCTATTCGTTGAACCGGCTGCATTGCCCAAGCCATGCAGTAATAAA AAGCCAGCACCGAAAAATTCAGTATGTAAATGCTCAGCGCCGTCGCCAAGTGCTAGTTATTATCCACCAACATCAACAGTTTATGAAACACCGAAAACAGGTGACTATTATAAGCCAGCACCACTGCCATCAACACCATCATTATCCTACAAGTCGTCATCATGCGGTTGCTCGTCGGCGTCGACAATTCCCGCATATCCTTTACCTGA TGCAACTTATGCGCAACCACAAGACAGCACAGTACCTGCCGATCCGATAAGCATAAGTCTGGCTTTGCAGGCTAATAAAGCGATAGCAGTGCCAGAAGCCAAGCTGGCCTATGGTTTTGCGAAGAAGCCGATTGATAGTATGAAGAAAATCACCTTCTCCAATGTACCAGAGGAAAATCTCTTCAAACTGAAGAATAATGTTATTACATTCAAAAAACCAAAGCTTACACCAGCACCACTGTCGGAAGAGGAAGAAGTCGACGAAGAAGAATTAGTGGAAACGGCAGATACCCCTGCACAACTTACGTACCAGCAATTGGGTTATGTGCCGGAACATTTTAAGAATCCGAAATTTCGTAAAGTCAGTACAGTTTATAGTGACGATTATTATTCACATGAAGCCGGTTACCCGCTACCGTATAAAGTGAAGGTGGATTGTGGTTTTAAACCCGGACGCATGGCGGCGTACTTCaaacaaaaaccacaaaatgAGCCGGCGGCTTATTACTAG